In the genome of Hyphobacterium sp. CCMP332, one region contains:
- a CDS encoding TonB-dependent receptor, with protein MGKKLLLVCSIIVYSGMLFSQSLSVSGTVTTENGETLPGVNVIVQDTNMGTVTDINGNYTIELAMPNATLIFSFIGFKNQVIPVEGRTKINVTLIEDIGQLDEVVVIGYGSLKKSDMTGSVTSVKSREIVKAPAADPVQSLQGKVAGLQILNSSGAPGEDSYVRLRGINTLNDNRVLYIVDGVIIEGGINFLNSQDIESIEVLKDASAKAIFGTRGANGVIIVTTKKGKGDAKINLSSEYSVEKVANRIALMNGPQFATLLNEANPGTFNNIDALPNIDWQDQIFEDWAPLQNHTVSISGGSEKMNYYFSGGYFGQTGVIPKSEFDRYTLKSNTAYQVKKYLKIGSSLTGVFTERQNPPNVVNTAYRAWPIDDPYNPDGTFGEVRGAGNPLAAIEYTNNESKIFRMIGNVYTEFNFLKDFKFKTSYQFDLGNSKSRSFTPVYFVSPTQQVEENILTINFNEDRSWIFENTLSYSREFKEKHQVDVVLGYSAQENNSEFISGTRLNLLGEAEELWYLNAGSADDQRNSNGAATRAINSILFRANYVYDSRYLFTATVRRDGSSSFGENNRYGSFPAFALGWNASNEDFFPDIPLNFLKFRASWGINGNQAIPYLDQYSRIESNIDGVFGTDETLNSGATFSGQPGNSDLKWEETTEYDLGVELGVFKSRLTATIDYYNRYTRDILVLLDLPGYVGAGAFVQKRFNAADVRNSGLEFTLNWEDNIRDWNYGLGFNGSTIKNVVEDLGQGIPGAQEEIFSGNLGNGQRVTRTTVGEPIGYFYGYNIVGVFQNQDQLNSTPSLSQQGVGDFIYEDVNGDGEITPDDRTIIGTWIPDFVYGFNANVGYKGINLSFDFVGQIGNQIYDGKEANRFSTLNFEEKYLDRWTGEGTSNTDPQASLSGINFQPSNYFVEDASFLKLRTVTLSYEIPKNILEKIKIQSASIYFRGTNLWIKTDYSGYSPEIISRNPDNTISNSAIGGIIDFGSYPTTKVWSAGLKLNF; from the coding sequence ATGGGAAAGAAACTACTCTTAGTGTGTTCCATTATTGTTTATTCCGGAATGCTCTTTTCTCAAAGTTTAAGTGTATCGGGAACAGTAACAACTGAAAATGGTGAGACCTTACCGGGAGTAAATGTCATAGTTCAGGACACCAATATGGGAACCGTTACCGATATAAACGGCAATTACACTATAGAACTTGCAATGCCCAATGCCACACTTATATTTTCATTTATTGGTTTTAAAAATCAGGTAATTCCCGTAGAAGGAAGAACAAAAATTAATGTGACTTTAATCGAAGATATTGGTCAACTTGATGAAGTCGTAGTAATTGGATATGGGTCCTTGAAAAAATCGGATATGACAGGTTCTGTTACTTCTGTAAAAAGCAGGGAAATAGTCAAGGCTCCTGCTGCAGATCCGGTTCAATCTCTTCAGGGAAAAGTTGCCGGACTACAAATACTGAATAGTTCGGGCGCACCTGGTGAAGACTCTTATGTGCGTTTAAGAGGAATTAACACGTTAAACGATAATAGAGTATTGTATATAGTTGATGGAGTGATCATTGAAGGGGGTATCAACTTTCTCAATAGTCAGGATATTGAGTCTATAGAAGTATTAAAAGATGCATCTGCAAAGGCTATTTTTGGAACACGAGGTGCCAATGGGGTAATAATTGTAACTACAAAAAAGGGTAAAGGAGATGCGAAAATAAATTTGAGTTCTGAGTACAGTGTAGAAAAAGTAGCGAATAGAATTGCCCTTATGAACGGACCGCAATTTGCCACACTTTTAAACGAAGCCAATCCGGGAACCTTTAATAATATTGATGCTTTGCCAAATATTGATTGGCAGGATCAGATCTTTGAAGATTGGGCACCCCTTCAGAACCATACCGTATCCATTTCCGGTGGATCGGAAAAGATGAATTATTATTTTTCCGGAGGGTATTTTGGACAAACCGGAGTCATTCCAAAGTCGGAATTTGATCGCTACACATTAAAATCAAATACGGCTTATCAGGTTAAAAAGTATTTAAAGATCGGGAGCTCTCTGACGGGTGTATTTACCGAAAGACAAAACCCTCCTAATGTAGTAAATACCGCCTATCGAGCCTGGCCTATTGATGATCCCTATAATCCGGATGGAACATTCGGAGAAGTAAGAGGTGCAGGAAATCCATTGGCGGCCATTGAATACACCAATAACGAATCCAAAATATTTCGTATGATCGGAAATGTTTACACCGAATTTAATTTTTTGAAGGACTTTAAATTTAAAACGAGCTACCAATTTGATTTGGGCAATTCAAAAAGTAGAAGTTTTACCCCGGTCTATTTTGTCTCTCCAACACAGCAGGTGGAGGAGAATATTTTAACCATCAATTTCAATGAAGACAGAAGCTGGATTTTTGAAAATACCTTATCATATTCAAGGGAATTTAAAGAAAAACATCAAGTGGATGTTGTTTTGGGTTATTCTGCACAGGAAAACAATTCTGAATTTATTTCAGGAACAAGATTAAATCTACTGGGAGAGGCAGAAGAGCTTTGGTATTTGAATGCAGGTTCGGCCGATGATCAACGAAATTCGAATGGCGCAGCAACCCGTGCTATAAATTCGATCTTATTCAGGGCCAATTATGTCTACGATTCAAGATATTTGTTTACCGCAACCGTACGAAGGGATGGGTCATCCAGTTTTGGTGAGAACAACAGATACGGTAGTTTCCCTGCATTTGCTCTGGGATGGAATGCTTCCAATGAAGACTTTTTCCCTGATATACCTTTAAACTTTTTGAAATTCAGAGCGAGTTGGGGAATAAACGGAAATCAGGCCATTCCTTATTTAGATCAATACTCCAGAATAGAATCTAACATTGACGGCGTATTTGGAACTGACGAGACTTTGAATTCCGGTGCTACATTTTCCGGCCAGCCGGGAAATTCCGACTTAAAATGGGAGGAAACAACCGAATACGATCTGGGCGTAGAACTGGGCGTATTTAAAAGTAGACTCACCGCTACTATAGATTATTACAATAGATATACAAGAGACATTCTTGTCTTATTGGATTTACCGGGTTATGTAGGGGCCGGAGCCTTTGTGCAAAAAAGATTTAACGCCGCGGATGTGCGCAATTCCGGATTAGAGTTTACATTGAATTGGGAAGACAATATTAGAGACTGGAATTATGGCTTGGGATTCAATGGAAGTACAATTAAAAATGTTGTAGAGGACCTCGGTCAGGGTATTCCAGGAGCTCAGGAAGAAATATTTTCCGGTAATCTCGGCAATGGGCAAAGGGTGACAAGGACTACTGTTGGCGAGCCTATTGGATACTTTTACGGATATAATATTGTAGGGGTATTTCAAAATCAAGATCAATTAAATTCAACGCCAAGTTTGTCTCAGCAGGGAGTAGGGGATTTTATTTATGAAGATGTCAATGGTGATGGAGAAATAACACCCGATGATAGAACGATTATTGGTACATGGATACCCGATTTTGTTTATGGTTTTAATGCCAATGTAGGTTACAAAGGGATTAATCTATCCTTTGATTTTGTTGGTCAAATTGGCAATCAAATTTACGATGGCAAAGAGGCCAATCGATTTAGTACATTAAATTTTGAAGAAAAATACCTGGACCGATGGACCGGTGAAGGTACCTCAAATACCGACCCTCAAGCTTCCCTGAGTGGAATAAACTTCCAACCATCAAATTATTTTGTGGAAGATGCATCCTTTCTAAAACTGAGAACAGTTACTCTTTCTTATGAAATTCCGAAAAACATCCTTGAAAAAATAAAAATTCAATCAGCATCCATATATTTTCGAGGAACGAATTTGTGGATCAAAACAGATTACAGCGGCTATTCTCCTGAAATAATTAGTAGAAACCCGGATAATACAATTAGTAATTCGGCTATTGGGGGTATAATTGATTTTGGATCATATCCAACCACGAAAGTATGGAGTGCCGGATTAAAACTTAATTTTTAA